A single region of the bacterium genome encodes:
- a CDS encoding methyltransferase domain-containing protein has translation MHDHDVVQRWRHPAVLIFFLGGLLGAALNLAVTLFLVNHRGLNSAPAFAIGTFLNQVFHYIYYNVVYVNQEIRMRTSWGLHLFMSFWVSVGAGVMLWLFQFQGFGLMEALISCLFILAASNALLNRISTFSSAKMAEVEYREMDEDYYDEMSDETKVSKFRAWYHRSRYERLTKFVSDHFKKGMKMADLGCGNCRWNIHQLPVFGVDINQKMLAWAKKNKRLAGFRVAADLSKTGLKPKSLDVVLMSEVLEHVFNHQEVLGEVRRILKDKGTFLVTVPYDFFLGPFFILFNLNCLWMGYVKGSVYHKYRCGHIHHFTKSRLRATLAENGFTLEKIFVVNGLLLYASARKTGGS, from the coding sequence GTGCACGATCATGACGTGGTCCAACGCTGGCGCCATCCCGCGGTCCTGATCTTTTTCCTGGGTGGCCTTCTGGGAGCGGCCCTCAACCTGGCCGTCACCCTTTTCCTGGTCAACCACCGGGGGTTGAATTCGGCCCCGGCATTCGCCATAGGCACTTTCCTGAACCAGGTCTTCCATTACATCTATTACAACGTTGTTTATGTGAACCAAGAGATCCGCATGCGCACTTCTTGGGGCTTGCATCTTTTCATGAGCTTCTGGGTCTCCGTGGGCGCGGGAGTGATGCTTTGGTTGTTCCAGTTCCAAGGCTTCGGCTTGATGGAAGCTCTGATCTCCTGCCTTTTCATTCTGGCCGCCTCCAACGCCCTATTGAACCGTATCTCCACCTTCAGCTCGGCCAAGATGGCCGAAGTGGAATACCGGGAAATGGACGAGGACTACTACGACGAGATGTCCGACGAGACCAAGGTCAGCAAGTTCCGGGCCTGGTACCATCGCTCCCGCTATGAACGCTTGACGAAGTTCGTGTCCGACCACTTCAAGAAGGGCATGAAGATGGCGGACCTGGGTTGCGGCAATTGCCGTTGGAACATCCACCAACTGCCGGTTTTCGGGGTGGATATCAACCAAAAGATGCTGGCTTGGGCCAAGAAGAACAAGCGTCTAGCCGGTTTCAGGGTGGCCGCCGATCTCTCCAAGACCGGATTGAAACCCAAGAGCCTGGACGTGGTCCTGATGTCGGAGGTCCTGGAACACGTGTTCAACCATCAGGAAGTGCTCGGCGAAGTGCGCCGTATCCTCAAGGACAAGGGGACCTTCCTCGTGACCGTTCCCTACGACTTTTTCCTGGGCCCCTTCTTCATCCTGTTCAACCTGAACTGCCTTTGGATGGGTTATGTGAAGGGAAGCGTGTACCACAAGTACCGTTGTGGGCATATCCACCACTTCACCAAGTCCCGCCTGAGGGCGACACTGGCGGAGAACGGCTTCACGCTGGAAAAGATCTTCGTGGTGAACGGTCTCCTGCTCTACGCCTCTGCCCGTAAAACAGGGGGTTCCTGA
- a CDS encoding DegT/DnrJ/EryC1/StrS family aminotransferase, translated as MIPYLDLKAQYRSIQAEIGEAVARVLESGHYVLGPEVAAFEQAFAAYCGTRHCVAVNSGTSALQMALLAAGVGPGDEVITTPLTFVATAAAVLYVGARPVFVDVDPATLNLDPAKVIAAVGPRTKVILPVHLHGRPAEMGPLLDISDQSGIPVIEDAAQAHGAEYKGKRVGGLGLAGCFSFYPGKNLGAYGEGGAVTTNDEALAKKVRSLRDWGAEKRYHHDLAGFNGRMEALQGAILGVKLKYIEKWTEARRGLAKLYDEKLEGLPLAIPRNPPHLRSVHHVYAVRVEKRDALQEFLSGRGIQTNIHYPIPVHLQKAYAHLGHGLGEFPLAEKACSQLLSLPLYPEMTGAQVDEVVAGIKEGLAMGKG; from the coding sequence ATGATCCCTTACCTGGACCTGAAGGCCCAATACCGTTCGATCCAAGCTGAGATCGGGGAGGCGGTAGCCCGTGTGCTGGAGAGCGGACATTATGTCCTGGGGCCCGAAGTGGCCGCCTTTGAACAGGCCTTCGCCGCCTATTGCGGGACACGCCATTGCGTTGCGGTCAATTCCGGTACCAGTGCCCTGCAAATGGCCCTTTTGGCCGCCGGCGTGGGGCCGGGGGATGAGGTCATCACCACGCCGCTCACCTTCGTGGCCACCGCCGCCGCCGTCCTTTATGTCGGCGCGAGGCCGGTCTTCGTGGACGTCGATCCCGCCACCCTTAACCTGGATCCGGCCAAGGTCATTGCGGCCGTCGGTCCCCGGACCAAGGTGATCCTGCCGGTGCATCTCCACGGCCGCCCTGCCGAGATGGGTCCGCTCCTGGATATCTCGGACCAAAGTGGCATCCCGGTGATCGAAGATGCCGCCCAGGCCCATGGAGCCGAATACAAGGGGAAGCGGGTGGGCGGCCTGGGTTTGGCGGGTTGTTTCAGCTTTTACCCGGGCAAGAACCTGGGGGCCTACGGAGAAGGAGGGGCGGTGACGACCAATGATGAAGCCCTGGCCAAAAAGGTCCGGTCGCTTCGCGATTGGGGGGCCGAGAAACGTTACCATCACGATCTAGCGGGGTTCAATGGACGCATGGAGGCCTTGCAAGGGGCGATCCTGGGCGTGAAGTTGAAATACATTGAGAAATGGACCGAAGCCCGACGGGGTCTTGCGAAACTCTACGACGAAAAGTTGGAGGGGCTTCCCCTGGCGATCCCCCGAAACCCTCCCCATCTACGGTCGGTCCATCATGTCTACGCGGTGCGGGTGGAAAAGAGGGACGCCCTCCAGGAATTCTTGAGCGGCAGGGGTATCCAGACCAACATCCACTACCCCATCCCGGTGCATCTGCAGAAGGCCTACGCCCATTTGGGACATGGGCTCGGGGAATTCCCCTTGGCCGAAAAAGCCTGTTCCCAGCTCCTTTCCCTGCCCCTTTACCCCGAAATGACCGGGGCCCAAGTGGATGAAGTGGTCGCGGGCATAAAGGAAGGGTTGGCGATGGGGAAGGGCTAG
- a CDS encoding acyltransferase, which translates to MPISPSVKLGKNVAIPQPDLVNLYGCEVGDDSKVGAFVEIQKGARVGRSCKISSHSFLCEGVTLEDGVFVGHGVLFTNDPYPRATTGGRLQTEEDWKVVPTLIREGASLGSGAVILCGLTIGRGALVGAGAVVTKDVPDHAIVVGIPARVVGDTRDRKGRS; encoded by the coding sequence ATGCCCATTTCCCCATCGGTCAAGCTCGGCAAGAACGTCGCGATCCCCCAACCCGACCTGGTCAATCTCTATGGTTGCGAAGTCGGCGACGATTCCAAGGTGGGGGCTTTCGTGGAGATCCAAAAAGGCGCCCGGGTGGGCCGCTCCTGTAAGATCTCGAGCCATAGTTTCCTGTGTGAGGGAGTGACCCTTGAGGATGGAGTTTTCGTGGGACACGGGGTCCTCTTCACCAATGATCCCTATCCCCGGGCCACGACAGGGGGCCGACTCCAAACGGAGGAAGACTGGAAGGTCGTACCCACCTTGATCCGGGAAGGTGCCTCCCTGGGGAGCGGGGCGGTCATCCTGTGCGGCTTGACCATCGGCCGGGGCGCCCTGGTGGGTGCGGGCGCGGTGGTGACCAAGGACGTGCCGGACCATGCGATCGTCGTGGGGATCCCTGCCAGGGTGGTCGGCGACACGCGTGACCGGAAGGGAAGATCATGA
- a CDS encoding class I SAM-dependent methyltransferase: MKPTPKSREEFFKDYLEKTPIAMAFWRSLECHRFSKERLEHPVLDVGCGDGFLARVAFGGNLEAGIDLDKAEVERAIASKSYKKALCASATEIPFPKGSFKTVVSNCVLEHIPDLDKALKEIHRVLKPRGRLLITVPSECYSSDTFFRGVLTRMGLKGLGKWYIDNLNKTFKHYHVDDAATWTKRLKKAGFKTVKTDYIIPIPTFHVYERWMILAFPSKILKALFGRWVLGPRGPVKWFASNWLRKSLNADGGKGACYFIAAQKG, translated from the coding sequence TTGAAGCCCACCCCTAAAAGCCGCGAGGAATTTTTCAAGGATTACCTAGAAAAAACCCCCATTGCCATGGCCTTTTGGCGCTCACTTGAGTGCCATCGGTTCTCCAAGGAGAGACTCGAACATCCGGTACTCGATGTCGGTTGTGGGGATGGTTTTTTGGCCCGGGTGGCCTTTGGCGGCAACTTGGAAGCGGGTATCGATCTGGACAAGGCCGAGGTGGAAAGGGCGATCGCCAGCAAAAGCTACAAAAAGGCCCTTTGCGCAAGTGCCACCGAGATCCCCTTTCCGAAGGGTTCCTTCAAGACCGTGGTCAGCAACTGCGTCCTGGAGCATATCCCGGACCTGGACAAGGCCCTGAAAGAGATCCACCGGGTCCTCAAGCCCAGGGGGCGCCTGCTCATCACGGTGCCGAGCGAATGCTATTCCAGCGACACCTTTTTCCGCGGCGTGCTCACCCGAATGGGCCTGAAAGGCCTTGGCAAATGGTACATCGACAACCTCAATAAAACCTTCAAGCATTACCACGTGGACGATGCCGCCACTTGGACCAAACGCCTCAAGAAGGCCGGGTTCAAGACGGTCAAGACCGATTACATCATCCCTATCCCGACCTTCCACGTCTATGAGCGATGGATGATCCTGGCCTTTCCTTCCAAGATCTTGAAGGCGTTGTTCGGCCGTTGGGTCCTCGGGCCCCGGGGGCCGGTGAAGTGGTTCGCCTCCAATTGGCTGCGCAAGTCCTTGAACGCAGACGGTGGCAAGGGAGCTTGTTACTTCATCGCCGCGCAGAAAGGCTGA
- a CDS encoding iron-containing redox enzyme family protein — protein MENIQAQFQGMTEALVDRSPFFSFWTPTDVSPALSRKFLLSFDLLVKSFPSLIATGAGRMEDEKARLVLAVNLYQESGEGDLERTHHAIYRKFLRTAGFDLTALPEDPFAVLWKNRLTDYLQQAHPGSVLGALAAGEFLAQPALGRLYPVLKDHYPDADQEYFTKHLVLETEHVEEITALLAGFAGSETGWKEVLQGFEFGLSVWETYFNNLAHHLTGAPPPHLIRH, from the coding sequence ATGGAAAATATCCAAGCGCAGTTCCAAGGAATGACCGAGGCCTTGGTCGACCGTTCGCCCTTCTTTTCCTTTTGGACCCCAACCGATGTCAGCCCCGCGCTTTCCCGGAAGTTCCTCTTGAGCTTCGACCTGCTGGTCAAGAGCTTCCCGTCCCTCATCGCGACCGGCGCGGGCCGTATGGAGGATGAAAAGGCCCGGTTGGTCCTGGCCGTCAACCTTTACCAGGAAAGCGGCGAAGGGGACTTGGAGCGCACCCACCACGCCATCTACCGGAAATTCCTCAGGACCGCCGGGTTCGACCTGACCGCCCTTCCCGAGGACCCTTTCGCCGTCCTTTGGAAGAACCGGCTGACCGACTATCTCCAACAGGCCCACCCGGGTTCGGTCCTGGGCGCTTTGGCCGCCGGGGAATTCCTCGCCCAACCGGCCCTGGGAAGGCTTTATCCCGTCCTGAAGGACCACTATCCGGACGCGGACCAAGAATATTTCACCAAGCACCTGGTCCTGGAAACGGAACACGTTGAGGAGATCACGGCCTTGCTGGCCGGCTTCGCGGGGAGCGAGACGGGCTGGAAGGAAGTGTTACAAGGGTTCGAATTCGGACTTTCGGTCTGGGAGACCTATTTCAACAACTTGGCCCATCACCTGACGGGCGCTCCCCCGCCCCACCTCATCCGCCACTGA
- a CDS encoding carbonic anhydrase — protein sequence MEKLIRGIMDFHRVKREQVKDTFAQLALGQKPDVFFIACSDSRMAVNVFASTDPGDLFVFRNAGNFVTPNETGTATPTDESELAALEFALEKLSVKHIIVCGHSDCGAVKAICEGRENVPLPFLKAWLRRGEEALARVKKREPGLAGPALVNAVSQQNVLLQLEHLMTYERVARRVQDGSLALHGLWFHIKEAEVLYARLEDPAFRVIEDKEGERILKSLKG from the coding sequence GTGGAAAAACTCATCCGAGGCATCATGGATTTCCACCGCGTCAAGCGGGAACAGGTGAAGGACACCTTCGCCCAACTGGCGTTGGGCCAGAAGCCCGACGTGTTCTTCATCGCCTGCTCCGACAGCCGCATGGCGGTGAACGTGTTCGCTTCCACCGATCCGGGCGACCTTTTCGTCTTCCGCAACGCCGGCAATTTCGTCACCCCCAACGAGACGGGAACGGCCACCCCCACCGACGAGTCCGAATTGGCGGCCCTGGAGTTCGCCCTGGAGAAGCTTTCCGTCAAGCACATCATCGTTTGCGGCCATTCGGATTGCGGCGCGGTGAAGGCCATCTGCGAGGGGCGGGAAAATGTCCCGTTGCCGTTCCTGAAGGCCTGGTTGCGTCGCGGGGAAGAGGCCCTGGCCCGGGTCAAGAAGAGGGAACCGGGGCTGGCCGGCCCGGCGCTGGTCAACGCGGTCTCCCAGCAGAACGTCCTGCTTCAACTGGAGCACTTGATGACCTATGAGCGGGTGGCCCGGCGTGTCCAGGACGGGAGCTTGGCGCTCCATGGGCTTTGGTTCCATATCAAGGAAGCGGAGGTCCTTTATGCCCGTTTGGAAGACCCTGCTTTTCGGGTCATCGAGGACAAGGAAGGCGAGAGGATCCTGAAATCCCTAAAGGGGTAG
- a CDS encoding DUF2723 domain-containing protein: MNQGRAFFLTAWAVFLSAFLWALLGLNPTFYLDDSPETVTACVTLGIPHPPGYPLHTLLGHLMALLPLGALGFRVNLSSALLGAAICLLLFLFLKAKVGLSGPTAALFSFLWILGKTAYPAALSAKTGVYELTGLLLLAILWCLREGKLFPVAFLLGLGFANHWMTMLALLPGIALLALPLFRELPVRPDPQEEVPHPASRPILLLGMFLLGVSLYVLLPIRALADPHLNWGDPSSWRHFTSDFLRSQYLGPEAAGGVSAWVRQLVVILHDSFWEFGGLLLISFWGIWEMAKVEKPWAQGLALLWLGVAGALAVYLNLSEDRLYLIADYVLPAHLFILLGCAWGWSIRLRTGGNARPLWGKMVLGLLALLVVWLGVLRFTQARQSDYTYSYDFILNSLKPVPRNAFYFCKGDSLVFPSWYLQWVEGKRKDIAVVGMDGLPMDWIRRELYRDHPDLKVPRTAQSLGAESVPTLCQWILQKNPGHDLYVSFNKIEDNSLPGVRIQAYGVTGKGVTFGSKEPFDEVKADRVWDGLRLRHLGEPGFPLDGRTHDLTYRDYAVFRNTLGLYYEDKGDAAKAALTAHAKVADVEAARAAYGRSWDQYHWAQNWVPEDPQFNFNLGNAYYHQGDLKDALLSYDRAITYDPQYAAAYGNAAIATLELGQYPKATDYFQKVLDLKPGDAQAQKGLEYLEKIGQAPR; encoded by the coding sequence GTGAACCAAGGACGCGCTTTTTTTTTGACGGCATGGGCCGTTTTCCTGTCGGCCTTCCTTTGGGCCTTGCTGGGCCTCAACCCGACCTTTTACCTGGATGACAGCCCGGAAACGGTGACCGCCTGCGTCACCCTGGGCATCCCCCATCCGCCGGGTTACCCTCTCCACACCTTGCTGGGGCATTTGATGGCCCTTTTACCCTTGGGGGCCCTGGGTTTCCGGGTCAACCTCTCTTCGGCCCTCTTGGGAGCGGCCATCTGCCTGCTGTTGTTCCTGTTCCTCAAGGCGAAGGTGGGGCTTTCGGGTCCGACGGCCGCCCTCTTTTCCTTCCTTTGGATCCTGGGTAAGACCGCCTATCCGGCGGCTTTGAGCGCCAAGACCGGCGTTTATGAACTGACCGGTCTCCTCCTTTTGGCCATCCTTTGGTGCCTGCGCGAAGGGAAACTCTTTCCGGTGGCCTTCCTCCTGGGACTGGGGTTCGCCAACCATTGGATGACCATGCTGGCCCTCCTGCCCGGTATTGCGTTGTTGGCGCTGCCTTTATTCCGGGAGCTTCCTGTCCGACCGGACCCGCAGGAAGAGGTTCCGCATCCCGCCTCCCGGCCGATCCTTCTTCTGGGGATGTTCCTGTTGGGGGTCAGCCTTTACGTTCTTCTGCCCATCCGGGCCCTTGCCGATCCACATTTGAACTGGGGTGACCCTTCTTCCTGGCGCCATTTCACGTCCGATTTCCTGCGCAGCCAATACCTGGGACCGGAAGCGGCGGGCGGGGTCTCCGCCTGGGTGCGGCAGTTGGTCGTCATTCTTCACGACAGTTTTTGGGAGTTCGGGGGGCTTTTACTTATCTCCTTTTGGGGGATTTGGGAAATGGCGAAAGTGGAAAAGCCCTGGGCCCAGGGCTTGGCCCTTCTCTGGCTGGGCGTGGCCGGGGCCCTGGCGGTCTATTTGAACCTTTCGGAGGACCGTCTTTATCTCATCGCGGACTACGTACTACCGGCCCATCTCTTCATCCTTTTAGGCTGTGCCTGGGGATGGAGTATCCGCCTCAGAACGGGAGGGAATGCCCGGCCCCTTTGGGGGAAGATGGTCCTGGGACTTTTGGCCCTCTTGGTCGTTTGGCTGGGTGTCCTCCGTTTTACCCAGGCCCGTCAGAGCGATTACACCTATTCCTATGATTTCATCCTGAACAGCCTCAAACCCGTGCCAAGGAACGCTTTTTATTTTTGCAAAGGGGACAGCCTGGTGTTCCCGTCCTGGTACCTGCAATGGGTCGAGGGGAAACGGAAAGACATCGCGGTGGTCGGGATGGATGGGCTCCCGATGGACTGGATACGCCGGGAACTTTACCGGGACCATCCGGACCTGAAGGTGCCGCGAACGGCCCAGTCCTTGGGCGCCGAATCCGTCCCCACCCTTTGCCAATGGATCCTTCAAAAGAATCCCGGGCATGACCTTTATGTGAGCTTCAATAAGATCGAGGACAACTCCCTGCCGGGCGTGCGGATACAGGCCTACGGGGTGACGGGGAAGGGCGTGACCTTCGGATCGAAGGAACCCTTCGATGAGGTCAAGGCGGACCGGGTCTGGGACGGACTGCGCCTGCGTCACCTGGGCGAACCCGGCTTCCCCTTGGATGGAAGGACCCATGACCTCACCTATCGGGATTACGCGGTCTTCCGGAACACCCTGGGTCTTTATTACGAAGATAAAGGGGATGCCGCCAAGGCGGCCTTGACCGCGCACGCGAAAGTGGCGGATGTGGAGGCCGCGCGGGCGGCCTATGGCCGTTCCTGGGACCAATACCATTGGGCCCAGAACTGGGTCCCGGAAGATCCCCAATTCAACTTCAACCTGGGGAACGCCTATTACCATCAAGGGGACTTAAAGGACGCGCTTTTGTCCTACGATCGGGCCATCACCTATGACCCGCAATACGCCGCCGCCTACGGCAACGCGGCCATCGCCACCCTGGAATTGGGCCAATACCCCAAGGCGACGGACTATTTCCAAAAGGTCCTGGACCTGAAACCCGGGGACGCCCAGGCCCAAAAGGGCCTGGAGTACCTGGAGAAGATCGGGCAAGCGCCCCGTTAG
- a CDS encoding ferritin-like domain-containing protein: MGKTETTTLAQGEVLTVPAYSKWAEKELMAFSDNEYMQKLYHRAKDIGDDLYDWNTYEFIEMDPAAYKANLITYMRRRAWSEWYFGTVAQAREITLLPEDQVQLKLRLARQIQDEMRHYDVFAQQLKRYGSEPRIDEFELPPILVEMQKVQTEARTAPEIAAANQFAGEIVLSSMTDLPTSIFKRLFDKELMDAIEDIERDEPPHIANGKDLILLACSTFGERKTLADTQERYLSSMMQLHVTEIVKLGCRRVKPLPVFE; this comes from the coding sequence TTGGGAAAAACAGAAACGACGACCTTGGCGCAAGGCGAAGTTCTGACCGTTCCGGCCTATTCCAAATGGGCCGAAAAGGAGCTGATGGCCTTTTCGGACAACGAATATATGCAGAAGCTCTACCACCGGGCCAAGGATATCGGGGACGACCTCTATGACTGGAACACCTACGAGTTCATCGAAATGGATCCCGCGGCCTACAAGGCCAACCTCATCACCTATATGAGGCGAAGGGCCTGGAGCGAGTGGTATTTCGGCACCGTGGCCCAGGCCCGGGAGATCACCCTGCTTCCCGAAGACCAGGTCCAATTGAAACTGCGGCTGGCCCGCCAGATCCAGGACGAGATGAGGCATTACGACGTCTTCGCCCAACAATTGAAACGTTACGGGTCCGAACCCCGCATCGATGAATTCGAACTGCCGCCCATCCTCGTCGAGATGCAGAAGGTGCAGACCGAGGCCAGGACGGCGCCGGAGATCGCGGCGGCCAATCAGTTCGCCGGTGAGATCGTGCTGTCCTCCATGACCGACCTACCGACCAGTATCTTCAAGCGATTGTTCGACAAGGAATTGATGGACGCCATCGAGGACATCGAGAGGGACGAACCGCCCCATATCGCCAACGGCAAGGACCTGATCCTCCTGGCCTGCTCGACTTTCGGGGAACGCAAGACCCTGGCGGACACGCAGGAGCGTTACCTTTCCTCCATGATGCAGTTGCATGTCACCGAGATAGTGAAGTTGGGATGCAGGCGCGTCAAACCCTTGCCCGTCTTCGAGTGA
- the traF gene encoding conjugal transfer protein TraF, which produces MKRTLLAAFAVILMPVLALAQAPAVLKLPPSQVNIVAVGMGNAVGADGTLFNATAFNPALLGRAPHGVEAFSLGLNISNDVFGLIDYLDNLNFNPDSAFKSIADGYNTSNSAEVNQGLGEIQDFLKHLTDKAVQAGVGGNVAVRLDKHFGIQVYNSTHAFTQVWQGNLSQAILGIPLDSNSDTNIQAVYNAMSNSIQAGLDESLSSSQQSSVSSDIAALKNGTESLDTFKQNVGSTLSGVDTEALGKNILNHLTDDMGILTALVYIDTVAMATYSFQPVEKELPGLTVGANLKIVNRHMAYDRFSFNNSNIGDTFKDEITASTTRWGFDLGALYELPNLPLDLGLSILDLFHQGASETAPSNSLLAGFMSDPAPTMVNLAASYHPIPDLRLNGEVDDIFSSSSLYTGDASASRIKLGATYTLGGFFNARLGFGNQNLSLGAGVLAGFFGLDYSYGADDLSQAYNHYAQMRFVF; this is translated from the coding sequence TTGAAACGAACCCTGTTGGCCGCCTTCGCCGTGATCCTGATGCCGGTCCTGGCTTTGGCCCAGGCCCCCGCCGTCCTGAAGCTGCCCCCCTCCCAGGTGAACATCGTGGCGGTCGGAATGGGCAACGCGGTCGGTGCCGATGGGACCCTTTTTAACGCCACCGCCTTCAACCCCGCCCTTTTGGGCCGGGCGCCCCATGGGGTGGAAGCCTTTTCCCTGGGCCTGAACATCTCGAACGATGTATTTGGCCTGATCGACTATCTCGATAACCTCAACTTCAATCCTGATAGTGCCTTCAAGTCAATTGCCGACGGGTATAACACATCCAACTCGGCCGAGGTCAATCAAGGCTTAGGTGAAATACAAGATTTCCTCAAACATTTGACCGACAAGGCGGTCCAAGCGGGTGTGGGTGGCAATGTCGCGGTGCGGCTCGATAAGCATTTTGGGATACAGGTCTATAACAGCACCCACGCCTTCACCCAAGTCTGGCAGGGAAATTTGAGTCAAGCAATTCTTGGCATTCCCTTGGACAGTAATTCAGATACCAATATCCAAGCGGTTTACAATGCAATGTCCAACAGTATCCAGGCGGGTTTGGACGAATCTTTGTCGTCTTCCCAACAATCCTCCGTTTCTTCCGACATCGCCGCATTGAAGAATGGTACTGAGAGCTTGGACACATTTAAGCAGAATGTGGGATCTACCTTGTCGGGTGTGGACACGGAGGCTTTGGGCAAGAACATCCTCAACCATCTCACTGACGACATGGGGATCCTGACGGCCCTGGTCTATATCGACACCGTGGCCATGGCCACCTACAGCTTCCAGCCGGTGGAGAAGGAACTGCCGGGTCTGACGGTGGGCGCCAACCTCAAGATCGTCAACCGCCATATGGCCTATGACCGGTTCAGTTTCAACAATTCGAACATCGGCGATACCTTCAAGGACGAGATCACGGCCTCCACCACCCGGTGGGGCTTCGACCTGGGGGCGCTCTATGAGCTTCCGAATCTCCCATTGGACTTAGGTCTCTCCATCCTGGATCTTTTCCACCAGGGTGCCAGCGAGACCGCGCCGTCCAATTCGCTCCTGGCGGGTTTCATGTCCGATCCGGCCCCGACCATGGTGAACTTGGCCGCTTCCTATCATCCCATTCCTGACCTAAGGCTGAACGGGGAAGTGGACGATATCTTCTCCTCGTCCAGTCTTTACACGGGGGATGCTTCGGCTTCCCGCATCAAGCTGGGGGCCACCTATACCCTGGGCGGCTTTTTCAACGCCCGTTTGGGTTTCGGCAACCAAAACCTCAGTTTGGGCGCCGGGGTGCTGGCCGGGTTCTTCGGCCTGGACTATTCCTACGGGGCCGACGACCTGAGCCAGGCCTACAACCACTACGCCCAAATGCGCTTCGTGTTCTAA
- a CDS encoding Gfo/Idh/MocA family oxidoreductase codes for MISIGVVGYGYWGPNLVRNFMENEDLQVTMVADLKPENLAKAKKRYPSLRTTSRPEDLLEDPSLQAIAIATPVFTHFDLGLKALKAGKHVFMEKPLASNSQEAYQLVQEAARRGLVLFVDHTFLYTGAVRKIKEMVATGKLGKVHYYDSVRVNLGLFQHDINVLWDLAVHDLSIMDHLLDRRPTAISATGIAHVPKEPENIAYLTCFFEDDLIAHIHANWLAPVKIRKTLIGGDKQMIVYDDVEPTEKVKVYDKGITLTGDPEGLYKMLVSYRLGDVWSPKLDTTEALSLEADAFAEAILKGSRPLSDGVAGLRIVHILEAASRSMAQKGNPVTLDWKQFGL; via the coding sequence ATGATCTCCATTGGCGTGGTGGGCTACGGCTACTGGGGCCCTAATTTGGTCCGTAATTTCATGGAGAATGAAGATCTCCAGGTCACGATGGTCGCTGACCTAAAGCCCGAGAACCTGGCCAAGGCCAAGAAACGCTATCCTTCATTACGCACCACATCCCGTCCTGAGGATCTGTTGGAGGACCCCTCCCTGCAGGCGATCGCCATTGCCACGCCGGTTTTCACGCACTTTGACCTGGGCTTGAAGGCCTTGAAGGCCGGCAAACATGTCTTCATGGAAAAACCCTTGGCCTCCAATTCCCAGGAGGCCTACCAATTGGTCCAGGAGGCCGCCCGGAGGGGATTGGTCCTTTTCGTGGACCACACGTTCCTCTACACGGGGGCGGTGCGCAAGATCAAGGAGATGGTGGCTACGGGGAAACTGGGAAAGGTCCACTATTACGATTCGGTCCGCGTCAATCTGGGGCTCTTCCAGCACGATATCAACGTCCTCTGGGACCTGGCGGTTCACGACCTCTCCATCATGGACCACTTGTTGGACCGGAGGCCCACTGCCATCTCGGCCACCGGCATCGCCCATGTGCCCAAGGAGCCGGAGAACATCGCCTACCTTACCTGTTTCTTCGAGGATGACCTGATCGCCCACATCCATGCCAATTGGTTGGCGCCCGTCAAGATCCGTAAGACCCTTATCGGAGGCGATAAACAGATGATCGTCTATGACGACGTGGAACCCACCGAGAAAGTGAAGGTGTACGACAAGGGGATCACCCTGACCGGTGATCCGGAGGGTCTTTACAAGATGCTGGTCAGTTATCGGCTTGGAGACGTTTGGTCCCCCAAGCTGGATACTACGGAAGCGCTGAGCCTGGAGGCGGACGCTTTCGCCGAGGCGATCCTGAAAGGGTCCCGCCCCCTCTCGGATGGCGTGGCGGGGCTACGTATCGTGCATATCCTGGAAGCGGCCTCCCGGTCCATGGCCCAGAAGGGCAACCCAGTGACCCTGGACTGGAAGCAATTCGGCCTATGA